TTTTTCAGCTTTTTGCCTTGCCActtttcgttccatttttattcctGTGTTTTATATATCGTCCTTTGTAATTAGTTCCgtttctgtttcgtttcgtttagaCAATGCTAGATACTTCTTAACCGCAATGCTTTACCCTCCACTAACAGGTTTTCAGCGCCAAAACAATCGCCACCGCTTCGTTTTCGTTCGGTTGCAATCGCACCATCGAAGAAAAGCCtgtgaaaattttcaacgTTGGTTATAGTTGATGCAGTTTTACGGTTGATGATCATCTGCATTACTGGCTCGTCTCGTTTGGTTGATTCCACATTTGATCTTCATGCCCGTACATTTCGATACACTCATCACAATCGTCTATCGGCAACCAGAAAATCTTTTCCACAGCGTTTTTGCATTCTTTATCACTTTTAGTCGTACTCTTTGACTTTTCCTATCGTCTCTTtcactttttccattttcgggATCCCGTTTTCTGTGACTTCTTAATGTGTCTATTATATTCCATTTTTGTCTACTTCCTTCAACTGACAGTTCAGTATGAACATACAACATATTTCTTCCTCCTTCAATAGATGcgtaaattttccatttatatTATCGTCTGTTCTTTGTTCTCGTACTAATAATTATTAACCGTTTGGTTCTTGCAAGTTTCCACACAAACTGCGTACAAGCGCAGCTACTCATTATAATACCGACTGACAAAAACCACTGTCGACTAACGCcaggacagaaaaaaaaacatactacCACTCCGGTTATGACACAGTTCCTATGCCGTATACTTCCGGTGCAGATGATTACGTTTTAGCAACGGCACTATACTCACTTTCCCTTTCCATTTGCATCTGCATCACACTTACTCACCATTTTCTATTGCCTATCTTTCCCTCCCACGATCAAAACAGTCGGATCGGACGACATTGAAGAAAAAGAGGCGGAAATGAGTTTTATTCACTTCCAAAGTACCTGCCACCTTGCGCTGGACTCTTGCCGTGACGATCAGGTATGTTCGTCCGCACTGAAAACGGTTCTGATGCACTGCGATCAGCATCGGTGCAATCGAAACGCTTGCATGGAGTCGCTGCAGAGCTTTTACAAGAGCATTCACGACGATCTCAGCCTGGACATTGCGTTCTGTCTGTGCAGGTAAGTGAGCGTCGGATGGGATGGCTTTTCTACGTTCACACGCGCACGCTCACAACTATTCATTGTCCGCAGAAAAACACCGAACCGGCACGACAGCTGCATGATCGCGCAGGAAAAGCTGCATCCCGTGTGCGCTCAGCGGCCACCGGAAAGCCTCAGCCAGCAGTCTTCATCGGCCGGTAACGGTATCACGTACAATGCGCCGCCAGCGTGCCACGCCGTCGCGGAGCTGTGCCGTGAGGATGAAGACTGCCGCGCCCGGCTGGAGGTGTTCGAGCAGTCCTGTGCGGTGGACAGTGTGACCAAGAAGTGTGCCGGAAAGACGAGCGCTTGCAGGCAGGCTATGCTTGGCATTCTGGGCACACCGCTCAGGACGACCTGCGCCTGCCAGGGCTCGGACATGCAGCAGCTGTACGACTGTCTGGGTTGGCAGCGACTGCTCTGGCTCAACCCTTGCGTTGGTGAGTTTTGCAGTGAACTGGGCCCCAGGAAACcgtttgtgttttaatttcaacaaaaccTTCCAGTTGAGTCACAGAAAGACTTTCACTTGAAGCGCTTGGCGGAGCTGGGACTACTGACGACTACGACGACGATGGCCACAACTACGacaaccgccaccaccacgacCACCACCATGAGAACTACCCGTGTTACGCATCCACCAACACTTCctccaacaaaaccaaaacccgtGGTATGTATGTCAACGTGCCGTGCACAACAGACAGCCATTTTACTTATATCATATTCCTCTACCCTGCCTTGCTTACAGTATCGACCAAAGCCAACCGAGATGCACACGATCGAAACAAATTACGTTGAAACGCCTGACACGCGTCCAGAAACGCTTCTGCACAATCAAAACGGTGTGATTGAACGTTCCGATATCGATCGTGGCTACCAACATCCTCACCCTGATGAGTATGATCGGTCTTCCGGGACTAGGCATCAGCCGGTTGATACGGACGGTGAGGATGAAATGGCGGGACAGTACGAGAAAGAAATCTACCAAAGACCCGACGAGCAGGTGCTCCACGTAGCCAGCACGGAGATTCAGGAGGTGGAGACTCTTGCGCCAACAACCGTGactacaacaacaaccgaaCCGACGACAACACCTGTTCCAATAAGTATGTGGACAAGTGCGGCAGTCGAGTAcggcaataaattttcttctttttttctttattgcaGGATACTGCGTAGTACAGAGATCTCATCAGCCCGATCAGCTGATCGCGGAAGGAAAGAGTCGCAGGGTTAGTATTACAAATGTTATCAGACTGTGTATTTGTGATCTGATACAAGTATCTCCCTTTATCAACAGCTCTACATCTTGGACGATGCCGAATGCAGCGAACTGTGCACGTGTGGTGGTGGAGATTCACTCGCTCTTACCTGTCATGCACTGTGCGTTCCGTTGGCTCCTTGCCGGACCGCCCTAGCTTACTACAGCCACGCTGCCCCAGCATACCAAGCGTTCCGTGGACGATGCCTCTGCTATTCGGGACGGTTCATCTGCATGAGGCCACCGCCGGGAGAATATCAGCTTCCTGGTTAGTACCGGCGGCATTAAAAACATGGCACGAGATTCTATCATTGACacctttcctttccatttcagGAGGTATCTTTCTTCTATTAGGTTATAGTTCTACCGACGAAGCACTGTTAAGACCGCACACTAACTTAGGAGTACAGGACGCCGTACGTGCCCTACAGCAATACGTCCTGCAGCATATCGATAACTCGGTAACTCAAGATTcgactaaaaataaattaaaactgcAATAATAAATGTGATCTTCTCTTCGCTGTTTTCTCTCTACAGACTCTCTGTACATTGACACTGTTCAACATCACGGAAGAAAACATAATTCTTTCAATAAGGTTACCGACGGATCCGAAGCTCACACCAATGCAGTTGTTAAAGCTGGAAAAGGTAAACTGCGAGACGAGAAAATCAAGCTTAAGCCATGTTATTAACTCGCTCGTCTGtggctctttttttcttttccggaCTCTTGCAGGACCAGTGTACCAGGATACTGGAAACGATCAGTCACCAGATCAACACACAGTACGTGGAACTGTCCGCTCATCGATTGCTCAGCATTTTCAAGATGGCCGAGGTACAGATCGTATGGCCCGAGGTCAGTAGCGCCCGACAACACACCACCCCAACGGTGACGGTCAGTCTGCTCACGGGCGTTGCAATGGTGCTGCTCACACTCTGCGGCACACTCGTCCCACCGTTTGTCCGGTGGAAccaacatcaccatcaacgATGGCCGGCTGCACCACGATCAGTTACGTGACGATTGACAATACCGACGTAAAGTGGGATACACGCTTAgggacacgcacacaaacatttcATCACCTTCCTGATCACCTATGAAGTCATCGTGAGGGTAGCATAGAAATCGAAAGAGAGGACGAACAACATAAGAAACTAATATGACTGTTGCGTGTAATATATGGTAGAGAGTACGTTTCGTTTAGTCCTTCTGCAGTGCGATCGTTAAGGTTCGGTTCAGCTCGCGTTACAAGCCCGGAGTGGTGTTTTACAACCAAAACTGCACATCATTATACTCACGCAAAACGATACCCATCCAAACATGCTCCCGAAGGTGCTAATACGCGCTCCCTGCTTTTACTATGACTTTTATTACTAACTACTATTACTAACTACCAACTAAATAATAATGCTACTACCGTTAAACAAGTACACATAGCCGTTACTATCATTACCAAGCAAAAAATGGCGCCTCCTGTTATGATCGTTTCTCCGTTCTCGTTACCTCCTCCAAAACAGCTCTTATTCACGTTATCTACTATTCCACTCATCACGACCACTGTAGCAACCGGGACTGATTGACGATCGTGTTGTACTGTTGATCTCTTGCTCAGATCCACTGAATCCTAGGGTTATGCTACGATACAGAAAAATCTGCAATAACGTCCAGAGAGTGTTCTGCCGCGATTGCATAGTGCACTCTCTGACCAGCGACTGTGGGgagtgtgtggggggggggggggggtgcagATTATGTGCGTGTGGTTCGAGTGTGAACGAGTGCAAGGTGAATTGTGTTTGGTGCACGTATACATAAGCATAACTGaacgaatggaatggaatggatgaGCTTCaagtgctttgtttttttgggcCGTTCCGTTTTCGGGTGAGCAGAGGCAGCAGAATGTTAATACATGTCATCGTCGTTAGCTTTGCATCAAATTGCGAttcgtgagtgtgtgcgtgtgtttatgctttattttatgctcATGATTTGTTTCCGATAAAAAAGACCAGTGGAAAAgtggaagtggaaaaaaaaaaccgaagaaAGCTGCATATTGTTAGGTTCAGTTCGTTAAAAGGTTCGATAGGAAACGAAGGTAGACAGCAAACTCCTCAAATCAGAACGGTATGTTAATTTGAAGATGGTTATATGGTGATTCgacgatttatttattgatttgtaACAGAGAAACTGCGAATAATCCCAACAGGAGAAGAGCTACAAATCTtccaataatttatttgtttaaagcaaatttttaAGATCATACATTCCACATAACAAAGTTTCATTTTGAAAGGCAATAAGCCAGGTAGTTGTATTTCAAATTgccttatttttaaaaccaggcacaaaaatttattacaatttttaaaatattttttttcagagCTTGCTCTATTGCTTTCCCATCATACTTTAGTCTATGTTTTGTTATAACATACTTATGGAATGCAATGATTAGAAATATGATTTGAATTTGGTTGAAGTGTTTTCTTTGAAACCACCCCCAGAACCCGGAACCCAGAAATATTCAATTTCTTACCTCAAATTATTATCCCATTTTTTCTGGTATAGAGTGGTATACTCAATGTCCTCTTTAATTGCAACTTATGGTAATTCCTCACAATTTACTAACTTCCTTTTTGGTGgttgaacaattttttatGCTGTTTACAGCTAGAAACATTCAAACAACTCTCTTCAAAAACGGTTCCCGGTACGTGTAACATCGAATTGTTCCTTTGCTGGAAAACGCCTAAACCAgcagcataaaacataaagcaGCAATTCGCTCAACATTCATTGAATCATTTCCCCCGTGCGCTTAAAACTCATGCCACCGGAATGAGCGATAGGGAAGCGTTACAGAACACAAACACCCAACCGCCAGTGAGGCGACGTGCCAGGTCTGGTGGGATTCATCAGTTGCACTGCACCATTTATTGTCATCTCACGTTCGGTACGATGGTTCTTGGATTTGTGGAGGCTGTGGAGcctttgagtttttttttttttgttctttccacCCTTCCTGAAACCTTTCACAAAAAACTGTCCGAGGTTggctttttttcgttgttgttccAACCAAGTTGGCGCACATTGCAGGTGGTGTATGGATGGTCCATATCATCACCACGCTTCTCTGGTTTCTGCATCGGTCTAATGCAAAGATGAAAAGAGTGCCAGCGCAGCACAACTAAAACAACAGCCACAGAACCCCAAAACTATCAGTGCCAGCGTGTGCACAGCGCTTCTGTGGTGTGTGAATCACAAACAGAGCCAAgggaaggaaagaagaaaaaaaaacattgcttcAATCCTATCAAGTTCTAACCTTTTACCAAACGCTCGGTAAACAGTGGCCGGAACGATGAACGGGTGGGGAAATAAATCACCCAAACTCGCCCGAAAGAATCGATAATTTGAGAATTGGACATCCGTTGATAATGGCCATTATTCATACGCTGGTGTCGGAGCAGTTTTCCCAAACCGTACTACACCAACCCCAAGCTACCAACGGGCAACATGTTTCAGATAGGATTTTCGGATGTACGTACATGTGCTAAACACATGtatggaaggttttttttgtttatgcacgacttgccttttttttacacaccGTACAGCCATTCTGCCCGAGTTTCGTTTCCCATTTCTCACACTGTAACGCTTAGTAACGCATCAGCTAgcttcaaaacattcaaactacaaccccaaaaaacaaaagcgccAATATTTCGCCCCGGCTCTGACCGGATGGAAAAGCTTTCCAGTTTTCCAAAACCAACCCTATGAATATGGACCACCTTGTGGAGTGGTTCGATTTGCACTTCGACACCGCGCTTGGTTCCGACAACCACTTCAAATACCCACCAAAGCTTGTTCAACCCCCTCTCCGTATAGGAGAGCgactcacacaaaaaaaacgctatACCACCGAACAGGGATTTTATGGCCCTTGTTCGACACGCTGTCCAGGTCTGGTGGCTGGCAGACTGGGGTGGGGttattggatttttgtttcaccTCTCATTCGAGCCCGATGTGTGATTGGATTCCAGAGGGCTATCAATGTTACAGCGTTCGAAAGGTAACGATCTCCCGGGAAAGCTTGTTTAAAGCACCGTAACAGAAGGACGACGGTGTCAGTAACCGATACCCTGACATTTAGCGCTTAgcgcgtttttctttttccttccttttttcgttttgctcatTTGTAAGTCGTTGCTGGACATTTACCTTCAGTCTTTAAGGATGTGTAACAAGATCAAGACGCCGTTCCGTGGATGACCTTTTGTCTTggaggttgttgttttttgccgAACGggtgaattgaattgaaaaatgcATGCAGCGAATGGCACGatgcgatttttgttttcttcttttgttgacACATGAATTTTGAAACGAACCTTCCAGGAGTCGTTAATAATGCAGCAGCAAGAAATTACTGTTTATGGGTCGTGGgacaattttttctttgtgtattCTAGTCAAACAGTTATTAAGCTTCACTTAAGTTCTACACAAGACACTTTAATGTGCTTGTAATTATCTGttatattttcataattttttttttttgaatataaGATCaaccattttcaatttcattattcaataaaacacacacacaaaacctgaAAGCTGAAAAGAACGAACCAAATGCAATGATTACACATATCGTTAGCAAAGCCAGGGGATTGATAGAATCCAGTATAAGGTGTATTAGCATAATGTGTACCAGATAGCCCGTTTCTAGCAGTAGTGACAATATAGTGTTGAAACAGTGTGTTGTAGGTAATCGATAAGGTAGTGAAGGAAGGCAGCTGGATATTTTGGTTTCTTGTTTGCATCTTAGTTTGTCTCTAAAATGGTTTTGaagaggtttttcttttattttccgttttgctcTAATCGTGTCACAAGTGGCAAAACGCTTAACATTACTCATTCATGTGCTTTTACCGCGAGTGTActgatgtttgtgtgtgtgtatgtatggatGCGTATGTATATGAAAGCGAGCAAGTATGTGAAAGTATGTGAGCGTGTAGTTTGCGCGGTgtagaaattataaaaatgcCCGCCATTATCTGGCATATGACTATAAGGCGGAAAGAAAGTATGGGAAATGGATTgaaattgaagagaaaacACTACACAAAAGCTATCAAAATTTCGAATAAGTGGGCGGCAGAGCGGAATAAAAACAGATGTATGATCCTACAAAATCGtacgtttaaaaaatatgtcttccttaacaaaacaagaaatcgtaacacaacaacaacacttttaCACGAGCATACATTCACGCCCGTTTTGAGGGAAACCGGTGCACACTCAACACAACACGAACCAAACACGAAATTAAGCGAGAGGGGACGTAAAAAACCTAGACATAAGAGCACTCAACACACAACATATCAGTCAAACCGCTCACCACAGGACACAGattcacacacagaaacacttAAACACtagaaaacaaatgaattGACTCAGTACTAAActttaagaagaaaagaatgatGGTTGCCGCTTTATTATAAACTGCAgtttgtaaaacaaatgtgACGTTACACCTCTAGAATTTAAACGTTATCCAATGTGCAGCTGTGGTTGGGTGAGCTGCAGACGGTTGGGGAATGGTTGCCGGGGAATAATATCTGCGAAACGGCTGTTCTCAATGCGGTGGCGCACAGTCATCGTCaccaaaagtttaaaaaaaggaaacggaaTGGTTGCACAACAGTAGAGCTAATGTATAGTATCTGAGCTATTTGTTAGTAAAAGTGTCCCGAAATAGCAAAATGAGTttaagaaagcaaaaccagCGGGAAGTGCAAGACACACCGTTAACTTCTGAACAGTATCACACATCCTAGTTGACAATGTGTTagcaaataaagcaaaaccacaCTAAAAATGATGGGCCTGGGAGGAGAAAACGCCAAGATGCCAGCAGTACGATCCATGCCAGACGGGCGAGAGTGTCCCGTCTTCCAGTGAGCGGATTTCTCCCTCTCACTGCTAGATGCGTATAAGTGTGagtgtatatatatacataataTACATGAGGATatacatattgaaaataataaatatacatTATATACATGCATCACATAACCAACCGACGACGATGTTTGGAAAGTGCTCCATGAAACGTTAGGTTCTCGTCCCGAATAAAAGAGAGTGTAAAGAAACGGGCAATGATAAAATACACGTGTATGTTCTTTTGACATTTTAGACACTTTGGACGCTTACGTTTTTGGGTGAAACAGTTTAGGTTAAGCCGTTAGTTTGTTCCACATTCCTTCCTCGGTACTGAAAGGAGGGACAAAACTTAAACCGGGAGCGGATACTTGGTTCGTATATAGAATAAAACCGGaacgagggaaaaaaacactaaaccaaacacatacacatatcatGTAATTcatccaaaatcaaacactaCCACAAC
This genomic window from Anopheles maculipalpis chromosome 2RL, idAnoMacuDA_375_x, whole genome shotgun sequence contains:
- the LOC126556797 gene encoding uncharacterized protein LOC126556797 isoform X2, encoding MRSKCNANRQQQRQRLATSKAQDQSGQYSVGKQDGRTGKRLARTRAGPPRMSLGATMLLVTLLGPALDVRHGPSMTVSGSEFPERECCDPVYPPMPDPEPIPGPAYPTTTISTSSSFQTGQGGSVGGGLIGGGVGGAGAGSTAVGNELGGGLIGTGSGSQLSSSRPMHIGYSGSNIKTAIAILNCILARQLCFEDPSCSAILEIIPRVCGPVPVACSTVTVTKCQAALRTLQAFPFFRPTCLCKEPGIDPDCNYFRDFLFDHPCGFVSKKEKDPYPVDALPTCNHALSVCQQERKCIKLFEDFKLHCKVRENKCRMEDRDLCYEAWTNLRLSPMFGCICPNNHMKRRCDKIFSVVNHNPCVVRAMGVDDNYHRLLDQNMALIETPLVAPPHAYYPQHYKTALYPYNISGYHHLHQHGTGGHFGSHQHQPHQHSYGGFEYEYATGGGVGGSIGGPGTGGYLAASAGSAPVDNILISLNGGNGDAAIELDGSSYEHTMDKQFGSDDIEEKEAEMSFIHFQSTCHLALDSCRDDQVCSSALKTVLMHCDQHRCNRNACMESLQSFYKSIHDDLSLDIAFCLCRKTPNRHDSCMIAQEKLHPVCAQRPPESLSQQSSSAGNGITYNAPPACHAVAELCREDEDCRARLEVFEQSCAVDSVTKKCAGKTSACRQAMLGILGTPLRTTCACQGSDMQQLYDCLGWQRLLWLNPCVVESQKDFHLKRLAELGLLTTTTTMATTTTTATTTTTTMRTTRVTHPPTLPPTKPKPVYRPKPTEMHTIETNYVETPDTRPETLLHNQNGVIERSDIDRGYQHPHPDEYDRSSGTRHQPVDTDGEDEMAGQYEKEIYQRPDEQVLHVASTEIQEVETLAPTTVTTTTTEPTTTPVPIRYCVVQRSHQPDQLIAEGKSRRLYILDDAECSELCTCGGGDSLALTCHALCVPLAPCRTALAYYSHAAPAYQAFRGRCLCYSGRFICMRPPPGEYQLPGGIFLLLGYSSTDEALLRPHTNLGVQDAVRALQQYVLQHIDNSTLCTLTLFNITEENIILSIRLPTDPKLTPMQLLKLEKDQCTRILETISHQINTQYVELSAHRLLSIFKMAEVQIVWPEVSSARQHTTPTVTVSLLTGVAMVLLTLCGTLVPPFVRWNQHHHQRWPAAPRSVT
- the LOC126556797 gene encoding uncharacterized protein LOC126556797 isoform X4, which produces MLVTLLRIFLIVSILGSNIKTAIAILNCILARQLCFEDPSCSAILEIIPRVCGPVPVACSTVTVTKCQAALRTLQAFPFFRPTCLCKEPGIDPDCNYFRDFLFDHPCGFVSKKEKDPYPVDALPTCNHALSVCQQERKCIKLFEDFKLHCKVRENKCRMEDRDLCYEAWTNLRLSPMFGCICPNNHMKRRCDKIFSVVNHNPCVVGSDDIEEKEAEMSFIHFQSTCHLALDSCRDDQVCSSALKTVLMHCDQHRCNRNACMESLQSFYKSIHDDLSLDIAFCLCRKTPNRHDSCMIAQEKLHPVCAQRPPESLSQQSSSAGNGITYNAPPACHAVAELCREDEDCRARLEVFEQSCAVDSVTKKCAGKTSACRQAMLGILGTPLRTTCACQGSDMQQLYDCLGWQRLLWLNPCVVESQKDFHLKRLAELGLLTTTTTMATTTTTATTTTTTMRTTRVTHPPTLPPTKPKPVYRPKPTEMHTIETNYVETPDTRPETLLHNQNGVIERSDIDRGYQHPHPDEYDRSSGTRHQPVDTDGEDEMAGQYEKEIYQRPDEQVLHVASTEIQEVETLAPTTVTTTTTEPTTTPVPIRYCVVQRSHQPDQLIAEGKSRRLYILDDAECSELCTCGGGDSLALTCHALCVPLAPCRTALAYYSHAAPAYQAFRGRCLCYSGRFICMRPPPGEYQLPGGIFLLLGYSSTDEALLRPHTNLGVQDAVRALQQYVLQHIDNSTLCTLTLFNITEENIILSIRLPTDPKLTPMQLLKLEKDQCTRILETISHQINTQYVELSAHRLLSIFKMAEVQIVWPEVSSARQHTTPTVTVSLLTGVAMVLLTLCGTLVPPFVRWNQHHHQRWPAAPRSVT
- the LOC126556797 gene encoding uncharacterized protein LOC126556797 isoform X1, which produces MRSKCNANRQQQRQRLATSKAQDQSGQYSVGKQDGRTGKRLARTRAGPPRMSLGATMLLVTLLGPALDVRHGPSMTVSGSEFPERECCDPVYPPMPDPEPIPGPAYPTTTISTSSSFQTGQGGSVGGGLIGGGVGGAGAGSTAVGNELGGGLIGTGSGSQLSSSRPMHIGYSGSNIKTAIAILNCILARQLCFEDPSCSAILEIIPRVCGPVPVACSTVTVTKCQAALRTLQAFPFFRPTCLCKEPGIDPDCNYFRDFLFDHPCGFVSKKEKDPYPVDALPTCNHALSVCQQERKCIKLFEDFKLHCKVRENKCRMEDRDLCYEAWTNLRLSPMFGCICPNNHMKRRCDKIFSVVNHNPCVDVLPSALDTSSGTATNSIYPNFFPSDIIEDPPPTSTYPYFLFPSKKYPPSAFGSAIYHATVDYINLPDGGTGSNTSNGTNPETDQSSSSSSSSSSTIPRQYPGTEHNYRTRYEHNFDTSMHHTKHQSPTHSSSNNAPIAPSWPDQHQHQHQHQQHPYRHGENGTADPTGHVGMGRWDSMSVPSDLQQQPETVGSDDIEEKEAEMSFIHFQSTCHLALDSCRDDQVCSSALKTVLMHCDQHRCNRNACMESLQSFYKSIHDDLSLDIAFCLCRKTPNRHDSCMIAQEKLHPVCAQRPPESLSQQSSSAGNGITYNAPPACHAVAELCREDEDCRARLEVFEQSCAVDSVTKKCAGKTSACRQAMLGILGTPLRTTCACQGSDMQQLYDCLGWQRLLWLNPCVVESQKDFHLKRLAELGLLTTTTTMATTTTTATTTTTTMRTTRVTHPPTLPPTKPKPVYRPKPTEMHTIETNYVETPDTRPETLLHNQNGVIERSDIDRGYQHPHPDEYDRSSGTRHQPVDTDGEDEMAGQYEKEIYQRPDEQVLHVASTEIQEVETLAPTTVTTTTTEPTTTPVPIRYCVVQRSHQPDQLIAEGKSRRLYILDDAECSELCTCGGGDSLALTCHALCVPLAPCRTALAYYSHAAPAYQAFRGRCLCYSGRFICMRPPPGEYQLPGGIFLLLGYSSTDEALLRPHTNLGVQDAVRALQQYVLQHIDNSTLCTLTLFNITEENIILSIRLPTDPKLTPMQLLKLEKDQCTRILETISHQINTQYVELSAHRLLSIFKMAEVQIVWPEVSSARQHTTPTVTVSLLTGVAMVLLTLCGTLVPPFVRWNQHHHQRWPAAPRSVT
- the LOC126556797 gene encoding uncharacterized protein LOC126556797 isoform X3, yielding MLVTLLRIFLIVSILGSNIKTAIAILNCILARQLCFEDPSCSAILEIIPRVCGPVPVACSTVTVTKCQAALRTLQAFPFFRPTCLCKEPGIDPDCNYFRDFLFDHPCGFVSKKEKDPYPVDALPTCNHALSVCQQERKCIKLFEDFKLHCKVRENKCRMEDRDLCYEAWTNLRLSPMFGCICPNNHMKRRCDKIFSVVNHNPCVDVLPSALDTSSGTATNSIYPNFFPSDIIEDPPPTSTYPYFLFPSKKYPPSAFGSAIYHATVDYINLPDGGTGSNTSNGTNPETDQSSSSSSSSSSTIPRQYPGTEHNYRTRYEHNFDTSMHHTKHQSPTHSSSNNAPIAPSWPDQHQHQHQHQQHPYRHGENGTADPTGHVGMGRWDSMSVPSDLQQQPETVGSDDIEEKEAEMSFIHFQSTCHLALDSCRDDQVCSSALKTVLMHCDQHRCNRNACMESLQSFYKSIHDDLSLDIAFCLCRKTPNRHDSCMIAQEKLHPVCAQRPPESLSQQSSSAGNGITYNAPPACHAVAELCREDEDCRARLEVFEQSCAVDSVTKKCAGKTSACRQAMLGILGTPLRTTCACQGSDMQQLYDCLGWQRLLWLNPCVVESQKDFHLKRLAELGLLTTTTTMATTTTTATTTTTTMRTTRVTHPPTLPPTKPKPVYRPKPTEMHTIETNYVETPDTRPETLLHNQNGVIERSDIDRGYQHPHPDEYDRSSGTRHQPVDTDGEDEMAGQYEKEIYQRPDEQVLHVASTEIQEVETLAPTTVTTTTTEPTTTPVPIRYCVVQRSHQPDQLIAEGKSRRLYILDDAECSELCTCGGGDSLALTCHALCVPLAPCRTALAYYSHAAPAYQAFRGRCLCYSGRFICMRPPPGEYQLPGGIFLLLGYSSTDEALLRPHTNLGVQDAVRALQQYVLQHIDNSTLCTLTLFNITEENIILSIRLPTDPKLTPMQLLKLEKDQCTRILETISHQINTQYVELSAHRLLSIFKMAEVQIVWPEVSSARQHTTPTVTVSLLTGVAMVLLTLCGTLVPPFVRWNQHHHQRWPAAPRSVT